In the Brachyhypopomus gauderio isolate BG-103 chromosome 4, BGAUD_0.2, whole genome shotgun sequence genome, one interval contains:
- the esd gene encoding S-formylglutathione hydrolase: MALTQVSSNKCCGGYQKVFEHDSSELKCKMKFAIYLPPKAESAKCPVFYWLSGLTCTEQNFITKAGSQQAASEHGIIIVAPDTSPRGCNIEGEDESWDFGTGAGFYVDATQDPWKTNYRMYSYVTEELPRLINSNFPADPEKMSISGHSMGGHGALICALKNPGKYKAVSAFAPICNPVQCAWGQKAFSGYLGPEKSTWEAYDATVLSASYSGPELDILIDQGRDDQFLSASQLLPDNLIAACSDKKIPVVFRLQQGYDHSYYFIFSFINDHIKHHAKYLNA; this comes from the exons ATGGCACTAACACAGGTATCTTCCAACAAGTGTTGTGGCGGCTACCAGAAAGTGTTCGAGCACGACAG CTCTGAGCTAAAATGCAAAATGAAGTTTGCCATCTACCTTCCTCCTAAGGCAGAGAGTGCCAAGTGCCCTGTGTTTTACTGGCTCTCAG GATTGACGTGTACAGAGCAAAATTTCATCACTAAAGCAGGAAGCCAGCAGGCTGCATCTGAACATGGCATCATCATTGTGGCCCCAGACACTAGTCCTC GGGGCTGCAATATTGAGGGAGAAGATGAAAGTTGGGACTTTGGAACTGGTGCTGGTTTTTATGTGGATGCTACACAGGATCCTTGGAAGACCAATTACCGCATGTACTCTTATGTCACTGAGGAG CTACCACGGCTAATAAATTCTAACTTCCCCGCTGACCCGGAGAAGATGTCTATCTCAGGTCATTCTATGGGTGGTCATGGTGCTCTCATCTGTGCCCTAAAGAACCCTGGGAAATACAAG GCTGTGTCAGCTTTCGCCCCTATCTGCAATCCAGTGCAGTGTGCTTGGGGTCAGAAGGCCTTCTCTGGCTACCTCGGACCTGAGAAATCCACCTGGGAG GCTTACGATGCAACAGTGTTGTCTGCCTCTTATTCTGGACCAGAGTTGGACATTCTTATTGATCAGGGTCGTGATGATCAGTTCCTGTCTGCCAGTCAGCTTCTTCCTGATAACCTGATTGCTGCCTGCTCTGATAAGAAGATACCTGTGGTATTCAGACTACAGCAG GGCTATGACCACAGTTACTACTTCATCTTCTCTTTCATTAACGACCACATCAAGCACCATGCCAAGTACCTGAATGCATAG